A single window of Aminobacterium mobile DSM 12262 DNA harbors:
- a CDS encoding chemotaxis protein CheX yields the protein MGVEKLATLVNTFGSSLISVSREMGVEVALQRSEIAQGVHVGGSSVAALVGVLGQGLQGTLVIMLDNAGFSAVVTAMSGGMIKPDIEDPVATSVIGELSNMVSGRALTQSSLGGVDVTPPQLITGAGIRTVPSESPGIKNFTLPFSVAQGGTLYLVLSFHC from the coding sequence ATGGGCGTAGAAAAACTAGCAACCTTGGTAAACACTTTTGGATCATCTCTTATTTCTGTAAGTCGGGAAATGGGAGTAGAGGTTGCTCTTCAGAGATCGGAAATAGCCCAGGGGGTACATGTGGGAGGAAGCAGTGTTGCGGCACTCGTTGGAGTACTAGGACAGGGGTTGCAAGGAACGCTGGTTATTATGTTGGATAATGCGGGGTTCAGTGCAGTGGTAACAGCAATGTCTGGCGGAATGATCAAGCCAGATATAGAAGACCCAGTAGCTACCAGTGTCATTGGGGAGCTTTCTAATATGGTGAGCGGGAGAGCTTTGACTCAGTCTTCTCTAGGGGGAGTGGATGTAACACCGCCTCAGCTTATTACAGGTGCAGGTATCAGAACTGTGCCAAGTGAATCTCCTGGCATTAAAAATTTTACTTTGCCTTTTTCTGTGGCTCAGGGTGGAACTCTTTACCTTGTTCTCTCTTTTCATTGTTAA
- a CDS encoding universal stress protein: protein MLRRILFPIDMTDFSKEALRWLSQRALLHQSDILVVHVVSPSAGIHTPQLVQEIEAALNDFCLQNIPGELFYKVMVAAGDPLKIIPEIAVSEKCTFAVLPAQNVAEITPLVRRLALPQLILRSKDGFFPGGDIYKNIAVAIDLSPGRTDAMLNELRDIISQSGSTPHLTLVHGVPLDDAEDSQILINAAEGALEVVAQDVSQWNPDTSFQVVSGEPEVELPLWIKNTAPSLLVVGLSTQRELWQLIVGSTAEPLIEGTTCPVLIFPTA from the coding sequence ATGTTACGACGAATATTGTTTCCTATAGATATGACCGATTTTTCAAAAGAAGCTTTGCGCTGGCTCTCTCAGAGAGCGCTACTACACCAATCAGACATCTTGGTAGTTCACGTGGTAAGTCCTTCAGCTGGCATCCATACCCCACAGCTTGTACAAGAGATCGAAGCGGCTCTGAACGACTTTTGTCTTCAAAATATTCCTGGAGAACTATTTTACAAGGTAATGGTGGCAGCTGGAGATCCCCTTAAAATTATTCCAGAAATCGCCGTTTCAGAAAAATGCACCTTCGCTGTTCTTCCTGCCCAAAATGTGGCAGAAATAACTCCTCTTGTAAGACGTCTTGCCCTTCCACAACTTATCCTTCGGTCAAAAGACGGTTTTTTTCCTGGAGGAGACATTTATAAAAATATAGCCGTCGCTATAGATCTTTCTCCCGGTCGAACAGATGCGATGCTCAACGAACTTAGAGATATTATCTCCCAGAGCGGAAGCACACCTCATCTAACCTTGGTTCATGGGGTACCTCTTGATGACGCCGAAGATTCTCAGATCCTCATCAATGCTGCGGAAGGAGCTCTCGAAGTGGTGGCTCAAGATGTGTCTCAATGGAACCCGGACACATCTTTTCAAGTGGTAAGTGGGGAACCGGAAGTAGAACTTCCTCTATGGATTAAAAACACCGCTCCAAGTCTCCTCGTAGTAGGACTTTCAACACAACGTGAATTATGGCAGCTTATCGTTGGTTCTACGGCAGAACCCCTTATTGAAGGGACAACATGTCCCGTCTTAATTTTTCCTACAGCTTAA
- a CDS encoding lysophospholipid acyltransferase family protein yields the protein MRLGREMTWKLIQFVQSILKNIPYKMAMKVGSFLGSVFWALSKKRVDGAEYRCVKALGIGVSTARQIVRASYVNLGRSVTEFICLPDMISNLNELVTIHGEEHLKKAFDLGKGVIAITAHLGNWEMAAAAVAAKGYPMNAIGAEQRDERITDLIIDSRQRWGVTTVSKGFSLKAAMTCLKRGEILAILIDQDAKEKGVVAPFLGLPASTPYGPIKMSLKYGSPMIPVYIIRREDGTHHDLYFLPPFEDPSSEFFGTDLEKAVAICNNSISSWITKYPGQWMWLYPRWASTLGDK from the coding sequence GTGAGGTTAGGTCGGGAAATGACGTGGAAGTTGATTCAGTTTGTTCAAAGTATCCTAAAGAATATTCCCTACAAAATGGCAATGAAGGTGGGAAGTTTTTTAGGCTCAGTATTTTGGGCCTTGAGCAAAAAACGAGTAGATGGTGCGGAATATCGATGTGTAAAAGCTCTTGGTATAGGGGTGAGCACCGCTCGACAGATTGTCCGAGCTTCATATGTGAATCTCGGACGGTCTGTTACAGAATTTATTTGTCTTCCTGACATGATATCGAACCTCAATGAATTGGTGACAATACATGGAGAAGAACATCTTAAAAAAGCTTTCGATCTGGGGAAAGGGGTTATTGCTATTACCGCTCATCTTGGAAATTGGGAGATGGCTGCGGCGGCTGTAGCAGCGAAAGGGTATCCCATGAATGCTATTGGAGCGGAACAGCGTGATGAAAGGATAACTGATCTCATTATCGATTCACGCCAACGTTGGGGAGTCACCACTGTCAGTAAAGGATTTAGCCTCAAAGCGGCTATGACCTGTTTGAAGCGTGGAGAGATATTGGCGATTCTTATCGATCAAGATGCGAAGGAAAAGGGAGTTGTGGCCCCTTTTCTTGGCCTTCCAGCGAGCACTCCTTATGGGCCAATAAAAATGAGCCTTAAGTATGGGAGCCCCATGATTCCTGTCTATATCATTAGAAGAGAAGATGGCACTCACCACGATCTATATTTTTTGCCGCCTTTTGAGGACCCCTCTTCAGAATTTTTTGGTACTGATCTGGAAAAGGCCGTAGCAATATGTAATAATTCCATAAGTTCATGGATCACTAAATATCCAGGCCAGTGGATGTGGCTTTATCCGCGCTGGGCTTCCACGTTAGGGGATAAGTGA